A window of Mycobacteriales bacterium genomic DNA:
GTGGGTCGTCGATGCCTACGCGCTGACGTTGGCGGCGCTGCTGCTGACCACCGGCGCGCTCGCGGACATGTACGGCCGCAAACGGCTCTACGTGGTCGGCCTCGCGGTGTTCACCGTCGCGTCCGTGCTCTGTGGGGTCGCGCAGGGATCGGTGATGCTCGAGCTCTCGCGAGCGCTGCAAGGCATCGGCGGCGCCACGATGTTCTCCGTGTCGCTGGCGCTGCTCGCCCACGCGTTCCGGGGCAAGGACCGCGGCGTCGCGTTCGGCGTGTGGGGAGCGACGACCGGCTTCGCGGTCGCGGTCGGCCCGGTCCTCGGCGGCGCACTGGTGAGCGGCCTGTCGTGGCGCTACATCTTCTTCGTCAACCTGCCGATCGGCATCGGCGCGCTGGCGCTGACGATCTTCCGCGTCGACGAGTCACGCGACCCGCAGCCGCGCAAGCCCGACTGGTGGGGCTTCATCTTGTTCACCGCCGGGCTGGCCGGGGTGATCTACGCGCTGATCGAGGCCGGTCTCACCAGCTTCGGCTCGACGCGGGTGGTGGCGTGCTTCGCGGCCGGCGGCGTCCTCATCGCTGCCTTCCTCGTCGCCGAGCGATTCGTCGCCCACCCGATGTTCGAGCTGTCACTGTTCCGGTTGCCGACCTTCAGCGGCGGCGCGATCGCCGCCTTCGGGATCTCGGCGAGCATCTTCTCGATGCTGCTCTACATCACCCTCTACCTGCAGGACCTGCTGCAGTACAGCGCGTTGCAGACGGGCGTGCGGCTGGTGATTCTCTCGGGCGGGATCCTGGTCGTCGCGACGATCGCCGGCCGGGTGTCCTCGCACGTGCCGGTGCGACTGCTGATCGGACCCGGTCTGCTCATCGTGGGTGTGTCGATGCTGCTGATGCGCGGGCTGTCCGCCGGTTCGTCGTGGACCCATCTGATCCCGGGGATGATCGTTGGCGGGGTCGGGGTCGGCATGATCAACCCGCCGTTGGCCTCGACCGCGGTGGGCGTCGTCCAGCCGCAGCGGGCAGGCATGGCCTCGGGGATCAACTCGACGTTCCGCCAGGTCGGCATCGCGACCGGCATCGCGCTGCTCGGCACGCTGTTTTCGAAGAAGGCGGGCAGCGATGTCACCAAGCAGCTCGCGCACACCCCGCTCGCCGGCAAGGCGAAAGCGCTGTCCGGCGCGTTGCAGAACGGCGAAGCGACCTCCTATCTGAAGCACCTCCCGCCGCAACAGGTGCAGCTCGCCGCGCACGCGGCCCGAGCGAGCTTCACGGCGGCGTTGAACGAGATCCTGCTGGTCGCGGCGATCATCGCGTTCGTGGCCGGCGCGCTCGCCCTTGCCCTGATCCGCGCCAAGGACTTCGTGCAGCACGAGGCGGTCGGCGGCGCCGGCTGACCTCAGCTGCCGGTGATGCTGGGCCGGCCGGTCTCGAGGTGGCCGACGTAACGGCGTGACCACGAATCGTCTCCGGTGATCGTGACGGTCACGTCGTACCACCCGTGGCTGGCCGCCACCGGGTCCAGCAAGTGGTGTCGCTCGCTGCCCGCCGGCACCCTCACGCGGGCGGTGTGCGGGCGGCCGTAGTGCTCGCTGCGGATCGAGAACGTCACGGGGTGCTTGCCGGCGTTGCGCAGGTGCAGGTCGAGGACCGGGTCGTGGTGAAGGCCGCGCGGGTAGTACTCGGCGCTCACCTGCGAGGTGGCGTCGCCGGTCAACGCGTTGCCGGTGAAGTGGCGAAGGAACCGGTTGGGCCCGATCACCGTCACGTCGTAGCGCCCGGGGAGTGCGATGCCGAACAGCTCGACGTCGGCAGTGACGGCTTGCTTCGCACTGTCGCGCACCGGGTCGACGGTGTGCTGGCTGGGCGCGTTGCGCGGATAGTCGCCGTACGACGGGTTCAGCGAGGCGTTGTTGTAGACCGCGAAGTGGCTGGCCTTCGCGACGTGCGGCCCGTTGTTGCTGAACGAGATCGTCACGGTTGTGGTCGCCAGACCGAGGCGCACGCCGACGAGGTTCGCGTTGGGTTGGTAGGGCAGCGGCCGGGCCGGTCGGGTGCCCGGCTCCTGCCTCGGCATCCGGTTGCTCACCACGGGCGGGCTGTAGCCGTCGCCCGGCGGGTCGCCGGTCACCGACGTCGCGGGAAGGCGGGGGAGTCCGTAGACCGGTGCGTCGAAGTCGAACGCGCGGGTCAGGTCGCCGCAGACCTTGCGTCGCCAGGCGCTGATGTTGGGGCAGATCGCCGGCTTGCCGAGCGCGGACGTCCACTTCTCCAGGAACTGGAGCACCGAGGTGTGGTCGCAGACTTCCGAGGTCACCCAGCCGCCACGGGTCCACGGCGAGACCAGGATGAGCGGCACCCGGAAGCCGAGGCCCACCGGGACCGCGTTGGTATTGCCGCCGAAGAGGATCCCGTAGCCGCCGCTGCCGAGCAACTCGTCGTACCACTCGTCGGTCGTGTCGGGAGGTGCGACCGGCGGCGGCACGTGGTCGAACTGGCCGTCGTTCTCGTCGTAGTTGATGATGACCAGGGTCGAGTCGAAGACGTCCGGGTCGGCGTTGAGCGCTTCGAGCACGCCGTTGACGAAGTAGGCGCCGTCGTTCGGTGCGCCGTCCGGATGCTCGGAGAACGCCTGGTTGGTCACCACCCACGACACCCGGGGCAGGGTCCCGGCCTTGACGTCGGCGCGGATGGCGTTGGCCAGGTTGTCGGCGTTGGCGCTGATGCCGGTCACCGGCTCCGCGACGCGCGCGACCCCGCCCTCGTAGTACGGGTTGCCGGGCGCGGCCTTGCCGCCCTGGTCGGGGTCGAGCTCGGCGAAGGTCTTGAAGTACTGCAGCCCGGCGTCGCCGTAGTTGTCGATGCACTGGTAGAGCCGCCAGCTGACGCCGGCCTTCTGCAGCGTCTCCGCGTAGGACTCCCACGGCAGGAAGCGGCCGAGCTCGTCGGCTCCCTCGTAGGCGGTGTACCCGCTGTGCTTCTGCGCGGCGTCGACCGTGCCGCCCCACAGATACGTGCGGTTCGGTCCGGTCGAGCTCAGCACCGAGCAGTGGTAGGCGTCACCGACCGTGTAGAGGTCGGCGAGCGCGTAGTGGAACGGGATGTCGCTGCGGTCCAGGTAGCCCAGTGTCGTGAGGCCGAGCTTCGCCTCGACCCATCCGTTCATCAGCCCGCCGGCCCAGGCGCCGTGCTGGTCGTCCCAGCTGTGCGACGTGCCGCCGTACCCCTGGGCACCTCGCTTGCCCGACGACGGCCGGTTGTAGCCCGGGTACTCCTCTGCCGGGGCCTCACTGAGGTGCCACGGGTACTGGGTCAGCACCGTCGGCAGGCCTTGCACGCCGATCGGCTGCTGGAACACCGAATACCCGCCGGGCAGGGTGATCGTCGAGCGGTCGCCGAAGCCGCGCACTCCGCGCAGCGTCCCGAAGTAGTGGTCGAAGCTGCGGTTCTCCTGCATCAGGATCACGACGTGCTCGATGTCGCGCAGGTCGCCGTACCGGCGGCGTCGGTTGTGCTGCCTCGGGGTCGCAGCGGACGCCGAGCCGGCTCCAACGACAGCCGCGCCGGCGGTCGCCGCACTCGCGGCCAGGAAGCGCCGCCGCGACAGGCCTGGCACGGTGAAACCCCCACGTCTCGGTACGGCGGACGGTGGTGAGTATCCAGGCGACGACCGCGACTCACCTGACGCCGGGCTGACGATCAGTCAACCGGTATTCAAACAGGCGGCATCGGCGTGATGCTGTCAGGTTCCCGACAGATGAGCGTGCACGCCGTTGGCGGCGGCGAACCGGGGGCATTAGGTTGCCGAGCACCTCGGCCGGTAGGGCCACAGACATCAGGGGGTTGGGCAATGCGGAATGGATCTGTACTGCGGTCGCGGGTGGCCGCTGTCGCTGCGGGGACCGTCATCCTCGCCAGCGTCGGGGGCGTTGCGGCTGCGGCGTCGGGCGGTTTCAGCGCATCACAACGCGCGACGATCACTCACCTGATCAAGCGGTATCTCACCAATCACCCGGCTCCCGCGGGGCCGCAGGGCCCGGCAGGTCCGGCAGGTCCGGCAGGACCGGCAGGTCCCGCAGGACCGGCAGGACCGCAGGGCCCCGCTGGCACTGCCGGGACCGGTGGCACGAGCGGCGCCTCAGGCACGACCGTCACTGCCGCGACCGGCGACGCCTCGATCGGAGTCAACCTTGCGCTCACTCCGGTCGGCACCAACGTCGTGGTCGGTGGCATCGAGACCATGGGCGGTGTGGCCCCGCAGACGGCCTCGGGTGACGTGGTGGTGCCGGCTGGCGGCGCGACGCTCCTGATCAGCGGCACGATCGACATCAGCGGCAACGGTGCGGCGGCGAGCGGGTCCTGCTCGGTGTACGTCGGCGCGCCCGGCTCCAACCTCGCCAGCTCGAAGCAGGCCAGTCAGTCCGTGTACTGGAACATCGGTACGTCGGGTGACATCGAGGTGCCGATCACGGCGAGTGCGACTGAGGCTGCCGGCAGCTACAACGTGCTGATGGCCTGCTCCGCTGAGCATGCCGGCGCGCTCGCAGTCCAGGCGCCGACGGTGGACAACACGCACGTCAACGTGATCGCGGTCGCCAGCTAGTCGATCAGCGAAAAAGGAGCGTGCCGACGAAAGTCGGCACGCTCCTTTCGCTTTCCGGCGCGGATCAGGTGGTGAAATCGGGCATCACGTCGCGGGCGAACGCCTCGACGTTCGCCTCGCCGTCACCGGGCCAGCCACACACCAGGTAGCCGTAGCCGGCGTCACGCCACTTGCCGGCGTGCTTGCGGGCGGTCTCGAGGTCGTCGAGGGACAGGGAGCCGGCGCGCGTGATCGATGCCGGGTCGCGGCCGGCCTGCTCGGCGAGCTTCGTGAGGTGGGTGTTGGCCTCCTCCATCGACTTCGGCGAGCCGAACGAGTGCCAGACGTCGGCGTACTTCGCCGCGAGCGGGATCGTGCGCTTCATCCCCGATCCGCCGATCCAGATCGGCGGGTGCGGTCGCTGCACGGGCAGCGGGCGCAGGTAGGCCTGGTTCAGCGAGACCTGGTGCCCCGCGTAGTCGACGACCTCACCGGTGTAGAGGCGCGTCACGATCTCCAGAGCGTCTTCCAGGAGGTCGAAGCGCTCGCCGAGCGGCGGGAACGGGATGCCGAGCTCGGTGTGCTCTTTGTCGTACCACGCGGCGCCGAGCGAGAGCTCGAGGCGGCCGTGCGAGGCGTGGTCGATCGTCAGCGCCTGCGCCGCGAGCACCGACGGGTGGCGATAGGTCACCCCGGTGACCAGCAGGCCCAGCCGGATCTTCGACGTGACGCCGGCGAGTGCCGCCAGCGTCGTCATTCCTTCGAAGGTCTCGCCGGGCCCGTCGCCGTACATCGGCTGGAAGTGGTCGAAGCCCCACACCCCGTCGAAGCCGAGGTCCTCGGCGAGCTTCACCCGCCGTACCAGCTCGTCCCAGGAGATCCGCTGCTGCGCTACGTCAAGTCCGAATCGCACCTGCTCAACCTAATCGGAGTTGATCAGGCGGCGAGGGCGGGCTCCGGCTCGACGGCGACGGCAGGCGCCCGCTCGCCGAAGAAGTCGTTGGGCAGCGCGAGCCGGAACACCGTCGCCCAGGCGGAGAACAGCTGGCGCGGGAACGGTCCGGTGACGTAGCTCAGGCCGTACCGCTCGAAGACCTCCCGCACCTTCGGAGCGATCTCCTGGTAGCGGTTGCTCGGCAGGTCCGGGAAGAGGTGGTGCTCGATCTGGAACGACAGGTTGCCCGTCATCAGGTGCAACGCCGGCCCGCCGCTGATGTTGCCGGCGCCGAGCATCTGGCGCAGGTACCACTCGCCACGCGTCTCGTCGGCGATCGAGTCGCGGGTGAAGGTCTCGACGCCTTTGGGGAAGTGGCCGCACATGATCACCGAGTGCGACCAGAGGTTGCGCACCAGGTTCGCGGTCGCGTTGGCGGTCAGCGTCGTCAGCGCCGACGGTCCCGACAGCAACGGGTGGAGCAGGTAGTCGCGGGTCGCCTGCTTGCGGATCTTGCGAAGGGCGCCCTTCGCCTTCGCCTTGAACTCCTTCTTGTCCGCGCGGCCCTTGATGACCTTGCCGATCTCCAGGTCGTAGGCGGCGATGCCGTACTCGAACAGACAGGCGTTGACGAAGTTGAACAACGGCTGGCCGAGATAGAACTTCGACCAGCGCTGGTCCTCGTCGACGCGCATGATGCCGTAGCCGAGGTCATTGTCCTTGCCGAGCACGTTCGTGTACTTGTGGTGGATCTGGTTGTGCGAGTGCTTCCAGGCTTCCGACGGCGTCGCGTTGTCCCATTCCCAGGTGGAGGAGTGGATCGCCGGGTCGCGCATCCAGTCCCACTGGCCGTGCATGACGTTGTGGCCGATCTCCATGTTCTCGAGGATCTTCGCGATCGACAGGCCGATCGTGCCGGCCAGCCAGGCGGGTGGGAACAGGGACACGAGCAGCACGATCCGGCTGGCGAGCTCGAGGCGCCGCTGCGTCTCGATGACCTTGCGGATGTAGGCCGCATCGCGCTCGCCACGGCTGCCGATGATCTGCTCGCGGATCGCGTCGAGCTCACGGCCGAGTGCCTCGATGTCCTCGGCGCTCAGGTGTGCGATCGGGTTGTCGGTGCGGTGCTGGATGGCGGTCATGCCAACGTCTCCTCGGGAGCGCGGGTCAAAGGTCGATGCGGCAGGCGCCGGCCGCCGCGGAGATGCAGGTCTGGATCTTGATCCCGTCGCCGTCGGCGGCGGTGGTGAGCTCGCCGGTACGCAGGTCGCGGACCGCGCCTTCGCGCAGCGGTACGACGCAGCCGAAGCAGATGCCCATCCGGCAGCCCGACGGCATCAGCACGCCGGCCGCTTCGCCGGCGGTGAGGATCGGGGTGGCGCCGTCGCAGTCGACGCTGACCTCGCTCGCGGTGAACGCGACGGCGCCGCCCTCGCCGGGGACGACGATCGTCGGGCGGAACCGTTCGGTGTGCATGCGGTCGGCGATACCGTGCCCGGCCCAGAACGCCTCCGCGGCGTCGAGCAGCCCGGTGGGGCCGCACACCCAGGTCTCCCGCTCGGCGAAGTCCGGCACGAGCTCGGCGATCTGGTCGATCCGCAACATGCCGTGGACGTCGTCGTGCCGTTCGACCAGGCGCAGCCTGCCGCTTGCCGCGAGCTGGCGCAGCTCGGCGCCGTAGATGACGTCGGACGCGGTCGGCGCGCAGTGCACCATGACCGCGTCGGTGAGGTCGTCCAGACCATCGCGCAGCATGCCCATGACCGGCGTGATGCCGCTGCCGGCCGTGACAAACAACGCCTTCGCCGGGCGCCGGCTGGGCAGCGTGAAGTCGCCGGTCGCCTGGTCGAGGGTGACGAGCAGGCCCGGGCGGGCGCGTCGTACCAGGTGGGTGCTCACCACGCCGTCCTCGATCGCCTTGACCGTGATCGTCAGCCGGCCGTCGCGGCGGGGCGGTTCGGTCAGCGAGTACGCCCGCCACTGACGGACCCCGTCGACGTCGACGCCGATGCGGATGTACTGGCCCGCGACGTGGCCGCGCCAGCCGTGTCCGGGCTGGAGCACGAGGGTCACCGCGTCGCGGGTCTCCGGGCGGACTTCGACGACCCGCGCTCGCAGCGTCGCCGGCGACGACAGTGGGCTGAACAGGTCGACGTAGTCCGCCGGGACCAGTGGCGTCGTGAGCAGGCGTGCCAGCCGACCGACGCCTCCCTGGAGCCTGGTGCGCTGCGCGCTCACTGACTCGAGGACCGTCATGTTCCCCAGCGTGACGCGCGGTGGTGGACAATGTCTTGCGCGAACAGGGTGGCATGACGGCGATGATTTGTTCGGAGATGATAGAACCGTGCCCGCACCTCCCGACGAACCACTCAGGCTCGAGCTCGCCCCGGAGATCGTCGCCGGCCTGCACGCCCAGCTGCCGACGGTGGCCGCGCGCACCTGGGAGGCGATCGTCGCCGAGGTCGCGGAGTACGCCGAGCCGCAGCGCGGCGAGATCGGCGCCAACATCACCCGGGCGGTGGAGCTCGCCCTGGGCACGTTCCTGCGGCTCGTCGAGAGCGGCGCCGGTCTCGAGGCGGGCGGCCCGATCAGTGCGGCGCTCGAAGGCGCCTACGCGCTGGGCCGCGGCGAGGCGCGGTCGGGCCGCACGATGAACGCGCTGCTCGCCGCCTACCGGGTCGGGGCGCGCGTCGCCTGGCGGGAGTGGGGAGCGCTCGCCGTCGTCGACGGCGTACCGCCGGTCACGGTCGTGCAGTTCGCGGAGCTGGTGTTCGCCTACATCGACCAGCTGTCGGCGGCCAGCATCTCGGGCCACAACGACGAGCTCGCGACCAGCGGCCGGGTGCGCGTTCAGTACCTGGAGCGGCTCGGCCGCGCGCTCATCGGCGACGTCGGTGCTGAGGAGCTCGCGGAGCGAGCCGCCCGGGCGGACTGGCAGCCGCCGGCGACGTTGACGGCGGTGCTCGTGCCGTCTGCGCATGCCGGCGGTGTGGCCGGTCTGCTTGACGGGCGAACCCTCGTGCTCTCCGCCGACGTGGCGGGTCTCGAGCTGCCGGAGGACGTGACGACGTTGCTGGTGCCCGACGTCACGACGAGCCGGGCGTCGTTGTTCCAGCTGCTGCGCAACCGCCCGGCCGTCGTCGGACCCACGCGGCCGTGGGTCGACGCCGCGACTTCGTTCCGCCGGGCAGCGAAGGTGTGGAGCCTGGTCGAGCTACATCAGTCGCCGGTCGACACCGAGCAGCATCTGACCCGGCTCGTGCTCGACGCCGACCGTCAGGCGACGAGTGACCTGCGGGAGCGGATGCTGGCGCCGCTCGCGGGGCTGCCGGCGGCAAGCCGCGCCAAGCTCGCCGAGACGTTGCGGTCGTGGCTACTGCACCAGGGCCGTCGTGACGACGTCGCGGCCGAGCTGTTCATCCACCCGCAGACGGTGCGGTATCGGATGAGCCAGCTGCGAGCGGCGTACGGCGACCGGCTGCAGGATCCGCGCGAGGTCTTCGACCTCATCGTCGCGCTGGGTCCACCGGACGGGCACAGCTTGTACCAATCGGTCCAATAGGATCGCCGGATGGACTTCTCGCTGACGCCGACGGAGCGAGACCTGGTCGAGCTGTGCCGTGACTTCGCGAAGAAGGAGATCGCGCCGCGGGCACCCGCCGCCTGGAACGAAGCACGCTGCCCGACCGACCTGTTGCGCGAGATGGGGGAGCTCGGGCTGCTCGGGATGCTCGTCCCGGAGCTGTGGGGCGGCATCGGCATCTCGACCGTCGGGTTCGTCGCCGCGATCGAGCAGATCGGCCAAGCCGACCAGTCCGTGGCGGCGGCGCTGCAGGCGCACCTGACGATCGGGTCGCTGCCGTTGCTGCTGTTCGGCAACGACGCCCAGCGGGAGCGGTGGCTGCGGCCACTCGCCGAGGGACGCGCGCTGGGCGCGTTCGGGCTGACCGAGCCAGGCGCCGGGTCGGACGCGCGCGGGATCGCCACGCAGGCGGTCCCCGACGGCGACGGTTGGCGCATCAGCGGCCAGAAGACGTTCATCTCCAACGCGGGGACGGACATGTCCTTCGGGGTGACGTTGCTCGCCCGCACTCCCGCGGCGGCCGGCAAGCGTGACCAGGGCTACGCGACGTTCGTCGTCGAGAAGGATGCCCCGGGCTTCACGATGGGCCCGAAGATGCCCGGCATCGGCTGGCGCGGCCTGGACACCCGCCAGCTCTACTTCGACAACGTGTGGGTGCCGGGCGACCAGCTCGTGGGTGACCCGGACCTCGGGCTCGGGCAGTTCCTCGCCGCCCTCGAGGTCGGCCGGATCTCGATCGCCGCCCTTTCGCTGAGCCTCACCCAGGCGGTCCTCGACCTCGCGACGGACTACGCCAGGCAGCGCGTGCAGTTCGGCCAGCCGATCGGGAAGTTCCAGGCGGTCCAGTTCAAGCTCGCCGACATCGCCACCGAGCTCGAGGCGGCACGGTGGCTGACCTACCGGGCGGCGTACCTGCGTGACGCCGGCGAGCCGTTCCTCAAGGAGGCCTCCATGGCGAAGCTCAAGGCGAGCCGGCTGGCGATGTCCGCGGCGTCGGAGGCGGTGCAGATCCACGGTGGCACCGGCTACATGCTCGACACCCCGGTCGCCCGGTTCTACTGCGACGCCAAGGTGCTCGAGATCGGCGAAGGCACCAACGAGATCCAGCACGTGGTGATCGCCCGCAACCTCGGGCTCTGACGGGCGCCCGCGCAGCGGTCAGAAGGCGGCGAGGCGGCGCAGCGCGTCGGCGATGTCGGTGCGGTCGGGCAGCCACGCCTTCTCGAGGGCCGGGGCGTAGGGCGGGGGCGTCGGCGCGGCACCGATCCGTTCGATCGGCGCGTCGAGGTGGTCGAGGGCGTCCCGGGCGACGGTGGCCGCGATCTCGGCGCCGATGCCGAACGGTACGACGGCCTCGTGGGCGATCAGCAGCCGGTTGGTCTTGCGTACCGACTCGAGAACGGTCGCCATGTCCAGCGGCGCGACGGTACGCAGGTCGATGACCTCGACCGACACGCCGTCGGGCGCGACCGCATCGGCGGCGGCAACCGCCTCGTGCACCATCCGCGAGACCGACACGACGGTGACGTCGGTGCCCGGCCGTACGACGGCGGCCTTGCCGAGCGGCAGCACGTGCTCGGGTGACGGTTGGGGACCCTTCATGCCGTAGAGCAAGCGGTTCTCGATGAACACGACGGGGTTCGGGTCCTGAATCGCCGCTCGCAACAACCCGTAGGTGTCGGCCGGGGTCGACGGCATCACCACGGTGAGCCCCGGGATGTGGGCGAGCAACGCCTCCAGGCTCTGCGAGTGCTGGCTGCCCGACGACCGCCCCGCGCCGAACTGGGTGCGCACGGTCAGCGCCATCTCGGCCGCGCCCCCGGTCATGAACGGCAGCTTCGCCGCCTGGTTGAGCAGCTGGTCCAGGCACACGCCGAGGAAGTCCAGGTACATCAGCTCGACGACCGGACGCAGACCGGCCATCGCCGCGCCGACGCCGAGGCCCATGATCGCGGTCTCGGAGATCGGGGTGTCGCGGACCCGGTCGCCGAAACGCTCGCGCAGGCCACGCGTGAGACCGAACACGTTGCCGCCGTCGCCGACGTCGATGCCCGCGACGAACACCCGCTCGTCGGTCTCCAGCTCGATCTCCAACGCGGTGCGGACCGCGTCCATCGCCCGGAACACCGGGGCGTCCACGGCGGGCGGCGGCGGCTCGGGTCGCTCACGTCGGTCGACGACGACGTAGTCGTGCAGCGCCGCGACGTCGGGTTCGGCGAGCGCGCGGGCGGCGGCGACCGCCGCGTCGAGGTCGTCGCTGACCGCGTCCTCGACGGCCGCGAGCTCGTCCTCGGCGGCGCCGGCCGCGAGCAGGCGGGTGCGGTGCAACGCGATCGGGTCGTAGGCGGCGAGACCGTCGAGCTCTTCCTGCGACCGGTAGCGCTGCGGGTCGCCTTCGTAGTGGCCGTGCCAGCGGTACGTCGTGGCCTCGAGGACGGTGGGCCCTTCGCCGGCGCGCGCCCGTGCGACGACACCGGTCATCGCCTCGGCGACTGCCACCACGTCCGTGCCGTCGACGCCGACGTAGCCGATGCCGTATCCGGCGGCCCGCTGCTCGAAGGTCGCCACGTGCTGGTTCGCGGCGGGGGAGAACTCGGCGTACCCGTTGTTCTCACAGCAGAACACGACCGGCAGCCGCCAGACCGCCGCGAGGTTGACCGCCTCGTGGAAGGCGCCCTGCGCGACCGCGCCGTCACCGAAGAATGCCACCGCGACCGCGCCGTTGCCGCGCAGCTGCGCCGCGAGTGCGGCCCCGCCGGCGATCGGCAGGCCGGCGGCGACGATCCCGTTGGCGCCGAAGATGCCGCGCCGCGGGTCGGCGATGTGCATCGACCCGCCGCGGCCGCGGTTGGTGCCGGCGTCCTTGGCCATCAGCTCGGCGAACATGCCGAGCGGATCCAGGCCCTTGGCCAGGCAGTGGCCGTGGCCACGGTGGGTGGAGGTGATGACGTCGTCGTCGCGCAGCGGCCAGCACGCGCCGACCGCCGACCCCTCCTGGCCGATCGACAGGTGCACGAACCCCGGCACCTCGCCGTCGCGGTAGAGCGCGGCGACGCGCTGCTCGAAGCCGCGGATGACCAGCATCCGGCGGTACATCTCGACCTGCTCTGCGATCTCCACGGCGGGCGTTAGTGTACTGATCGGTACAACGACGAAAGGGCCGCTTTGACCGATCGACGAGTGGTCGTGATCACCGGCGCCGGCGGCACCCTCGGCGCCGCCCTGTCGGCGCGGTTCGCCGGCGAGGCGGACACGGACCTGGTGCTCAGTGACGTCAGTGAGGCCTCGCTCGCCGCGACGATCGACGGACTGCCGCCACAGCGGGGCGAGGTCGAGACGGTGCTCGCGGACGTGAGCGAGATCGCGCAGGTCGAGGCGGTCGCCGGCCGCGCCGTCGAGC
This region includes:
- a CDS encoding dehydrogenase E1 component subunit alpha/beta — its product is MEIAEQVEMYRRMLVIRGFEQRVAALYRDGEVPGFVHLSIGQEGSAVGACWPLRDDDVITSTHRGHGHCLAKGLDPLGMFAELMAKDAGTNRGRGGSMHIADPRRGIFGANGIVAAGLPIAGGAALAAQLRGNGAVAVAFFGDGAVAQGAFHEAVNLAAVWRLPVVFCCENNGYAEFSPAANQHVATFEQRAAGYGIGYVGVDGTDVVAVAEAMTGVVARARAGEGPTVLEATTYRWHGHYEGDPQRYRSQEELDGLAAYDPIALHRTRLLAAGAAEDELAAVEDAVSDDLDAAVAAARALAEPDVAALHDYVVVDRRERPEPPPPAVDAPVFRAMDAVRTALEIELETDERVFVAGIDVGDGGNVFGLTRGLRERFGDRVRDTPISETAIMGLGVGAAMAGLRPVVELMYLDFLGVCLDQLLNQAAKLPFMTGGAAEMALTVRTQFGAGRSSGSQHSQSLEALLAHIPGLTVVMPSTPADTYGLLRAAIQDPNPVVFIENRLLYGMKGPQPSPEHVLPLGKAAVVRPGTDVTVVSVSRMVHEAVAAADAVAPDGVSVEVIDLRTVAPLDMATVLESVRKTNRLLIAHEAVVPFGIGAEIAATVARDALDHLDAPIERIGAAPTPPPYAPALEKAWLPDRTDIADALRRLAAF